A segment of the Lolium perenne isolate Kyuss_39 chromosome 3, Kyuss_2.0, whole genome shotgun sequence genome:
ctcgtagtcgtcgggtacggcttggaatagccgattgccctccttttcggcaccatgccgaactgatctctcgcatggtactgatctgatccgccgtgctggctgcaggagttgaactacgaagattcgccagggtggcgtacttagcaagccatgtttgcttttctagctcgagccaaccgcaggagctgagctcggaggttagtcggggtggcgtacttagttagccacgtacgcttctcaagatctgttgtcgacgtccctcccgttttcccagaagtccccgatgttgtggcctggtttgtgagcgcccgattaccgcaaccggcacatacgtgcacgtgtacccgtgagggatctccttaggcgcctcaggcaagaactggtagtcactagggtcaccaccgatcttgtagacgacgaatgccggtgaagctggcacttctggtgctgccaacgcaaatggcagcggtggacgggactggagtggcaactctccttgatgcgtcccgagagctggtcctgacggcgagtactggtgcctcatgatctcctggatcacgcgaagagcgacacgctccaacgtgttgaccaggttctcagagtggcggtgtagcgagtgagccaccaggtagttgatctcctgccgcagggacctggtgcgttcttccgacggggcagagaggtctatcccatctagtgcaccattaggcgagaaccccttccacctgatgccatgtgaacgggttctgtggaaagagccgatgaggtcggcttcgaggatgactttgatctcgtcatacttcttcttgagctcgtcggtcagatcctcgtacgtgactggcgtgccgtccgccatctcagatgtagatggcgatgtggttgatgtagaagcttgtcccaccgggcgtgccagaatgtgttgctaccaaaacccaccggcgggcagcgacgggcaacacggtagagccgtgaacaacctagggctgcggctggccgaggtccctccgagcgacggcccgcaaagccttctggtacacacgtccgatgctgatgcaagggcgtgccacctgacctatacctggtcaggaaggtgatggagatgcctcgcttagtttcctgcatggcatacacgtaaacattaaatacgagcctcgatcggctctcaggttatcctgtgaatcggctcaaggagccgatccacccatgattcgtacggggtgcacgaatatatggtggtcctgcttgatcaagataaagctaatgagatctacgacgatttagggttttcaccacataatcggatcatcctactcaggattgggcctcgcggccacgcacggtgatcataagccgatcctagacaaggcctaaaaaccaacacgaggttgatccccggaacatcctgtctaggactagcaaacgacaccctacgtgtcgctggatcctccaaccctttgtaaggcctaactattgcagatattaaactaatccttgatgaacaaggaacaaccgtaacggatcagatctactaaataatgatcaagcggggtgccgcccctacacctaagataggtgtaagggcggctagatatgcaagggttgcactacgatagcatgttatacgaagaactatgctaaccctaacacatctatgataactacgttgctcgccatcaaaaaggcttcagtacgagcaacgcatgaacaacgtggagcttgtgctgcctagatcgcaagatgcgatctaggcagcatgttgcttaccggtagaaaccctcgagacgaaggagttggtgatgcgccgagattgatttgttggttgaacgttggttgttgtttattccataaaccctagatacatatttatagtccaggggactttctaacgtgggaataatccccaccgtgcacgatacaaactctaacttttaatctaagatacaacctactataattaaagaaacacgggcaatctagcccaaactcttcgtgcaaggccgcttcagagatcttccacgtgtaatcttccaagcccatctctcttacggcccacctcctgatttggccaaaatctggtgataacacgatGTACGGGAGAAGAGACTCTCGGGTGACCTTTGATTTGACCCAACCTTTCGCTGCCATGATCGCGTTGGGAGCTCAAGGTGAGAGAGGAGATAAGAAAAGAAGAAGGGGGAATGTGATGAAATGGTAAGCCCTAACTCCCGAAGCGGCTCTTTATACCGCCGCGCTCGCCCAGAGTGATGAACGAGATCTGCCCTTCAAGTCTGTTCCGGAATCTCCGCCCCGCAATCAACGGACGAGATTTGCGCCGCGTGAGGCTGGGTAGCCGTTAACTAGTCGTTTGCGGTCACATCAGGCCCAACGGTCAACTACACGTCAGCGGCTCGCACCTCGGTCaacatgaaatctagccgttgggcCTTCCACGTGTCAACTGCGACGGACGGACGCCGACTGGCAAACGACGACTGGCCAACGCCGAGTGTCATACGCCGACTGGCCAAATACTACATGGCGACAGAAAACTGGGGATAAGTctgcgactgatacgtctcaaacgtatctataatttcttatgttccatgctacttttatgatgatactcacatgttttatacacattttctgtttccaaccatataaaaattcgtctttacggactgttctgttttgacagattctgccttttatttcgcattgcctgttttgctatgtttgacggATTTCttcgttccattaactttcagtagctttgtgcaatgtccagaagtgttaagaatgattatgtcacctctgaacatgtgaacttttgattatgcactaaccctctaatgagtttgttttgagtttggtgtggatgaagttttcaaggatcaagagaggaggatgatacaatatgatcaaggagagtgaaagctctaagcttggggatgcccccgtggttcatccctgcatgcatatttcaagaagactcaagcatctaagcttggggatgcccaaggcatccccgtcttcatcgacaaattatcaggtcacctctagtgaaactatatttttattccatcacatcttatgtgatttacttggagcgtctttatgttcttgttttcgtTTTGTTCGAataaaaattggatcctagcattcattgtgtgggagagagacacgctccgttgttgcatatgaacacatatgttcttagctttattcttaatgttcaaggcgaaggttgaaactgcttcgttaattgttatatggttggaaacagaaaatgctacatgtggtaattggtataatgtcttgaataatttgatacttggcaattgctgtgctcaaatagatcatgtttaagctcttgcatcatgtactttgcacctattagtgaagaaataatgTAGAGCtttttgacatttggtttgcatgattggtctctctaaagtctagatattttctggtaagggtttgaacaacaaggaagacagtgtagagtcttataatgcttgcaatatgttcttatgtaagttttgctataccggttcatacttgtgtttgcttcaaacaaccttgctagcataagccttgtattgagagggattacttctcgtgcatccaaaatccttgagccaaaaactatgtcatttgtgtccaccatacctacctactacatggtattttctgccattccaagtaaatacttcgtgtgctacctttaaacaattcaaaatttattatctcttatttgtgtcaatgttttatagatcatgaggaagtatgtggtgtttatctttcaatcttgttgggcaactttcaccaatggactagtggcttcgtccgcttatccaataattttgcaaaaagagctggcaatggggttcccagccccaaattaattaaccttaatagacactcctccatggtatgtgattgttggaaggcacccgaggattcggttagccatggcttgagaaagcaaaggtggggaggagtgtcatctctaaataaaactaaaataaatagacactccttcatggtatatgtgattgttggaaggcacccgaggattcggttagccatggtttgtgaaagcaaagtttggaaggagtgtcacccaaaaataaataatcatgggagccgctctttgaaggtctgtctggcaagggggttagagttcccctaccattcgttgacaacaacaaacacctctcaaaactttacttttatgctctctttatgatttcaaaacttgaaaagctctagcacatgatttatccctgcttccctctgtgaagggccattcttttacttttatgttgagtcagtttacctatttccttccatcttagaagcaaacacttgtgttaactatgcattgattcttacatacttgcttatttgcattcatcatattactttgtgttgacaatcatccatgagataaacatgttgaagttgaaagcaaccgctgaaacttatatcttcctttgtgttgtttcaaaactttctactaagaatatactgctttatgagttaactcctatgcaagtcttattgatgtttgtcttgaaagtactattcatgaaaagtctttgctatatgattcagttgtttaatcattgtctttaccattgcttcgaatcacttcattcattacatatgcttacaatagtattgatcaagattatgatagcatgttacttcagaaattatccttgttatcgtttacctactcgaggacgagtaggaactaagcttggggatgattgatacgtctcaaacgtatctataatttcttatgttccatgctacttttatgatgatactcacatgttttatacacactttatgtcatatttacgcattttccggcactaacctattgacaagatgccgaagagccagttgctgttttctgctatttttggtttcagaaatcctacaaaggaaatattctcggaattggacgaaatcaacgcccagggtcttatttttccacgaaacttccagaagaccgagggggatacgaagtggggcgacgaggcgccgccacactagggccgcgcggcctaggggggcccacgccgccctagcgtgtggggcccccgtcagcccccgactctgcccttccgcctataaaaagccttcgtcgcgaaaaccccagtaccgagagccacgatacggaaaaccatccagagacgccgccgctgccaatcccatctcgggggatttaggagatcgcctccggcaccctgccggagaggggaatcatctcccggaggactcttcatcgccatgatcgcctccagatttatgtgtgagtagttcacccctggactatgggtccatagcagtagctagatggtcgtcttctcctcattgtgctatcattgttggatcttgtgagctgcctaacatgatcaagatcatctatttgtaatgctacatgttgcgtttgttgggatccgatgagtatggaatactatgttatgttgattatcaatctatcatatatgtgttgtttatgatcttgcatgctctccgttgctagtagaggctctggcgaagttgatacttgtaactccaagagggagtatttatgctcgatagtgggttcatgcctccatttaatctgggaaaatgacagaaagttctaaggttgtggatgtgctgttgccactagggataaaacatcaatgcttgtctaaggatatttgtgttgattacattacgcaccatacttaatgcaattgtctgttgtttgcaacttaatactggaaggggtgcggatgctaacctgaaggtggactttttaggcatagatgcatgctggatagcggtctatgtactttgtcgtaatgcccaattgaatttcacactactcatcatgatatgtatatgcattgtcatgccctctttatttgtcaatttcccaactgtaatttgttcacccaacatgctatttcttattggagagacaccactagtgaactgtggaccctggtctattcttttacatcgaatgcaatctactgcaaacattgttctttactgttcatcgcaaacatcatcttccacactatacatctaatcctttgttacagcaagccggtgagattgacaacctcactgttacgttggggcaaagtactttgattgtgttgtgcaggttccacgttggcgccgaaatccatggtgttgcgccgcactacactccgccaccaacaaccttcacgtgcttcttgactcctactggttcgataaccttggtttcttaccgagggaaaacttgccgctgcacgcatcataccttcctcttggggttcccaacgggcgcgtgCTGTACGCGCATCAGCGACTTCGTTTCTGGGAGCCCAATGGCAACTCGCGTTACTCCATCACCGCGCCTCTTCAAGACTCGACTCGAATCCAcgcttcatcaccaccgcgctcggggactactgatggacATACGCCCTAAGGGGGTGTGTCGCCAGTTTCACTCTCCATGGAGACAAAGGCCCAAGAAGGCTgccagtcgcccaagcgactgggTGACTAGGCCATGCGGCGACCGGGTGGTTGGGCCCTGTAGCGACTGGGCCACAATCCCTGGATGAAGACCTGCGCGATTGTAGAAGGGGATTACTTGTAAGAGGGGTGgcgaatcccggattagtagcaaccgaTATGATTCAGAGTTATcctcatgtaaccctagatcgggggtgcctatataaacccccgaacCAGACCCTAGAAAGACAGatcatctgagatccaatctccccctctgtaagctcttggcgtagccagcgactgagccccccattgtaattctccactgagcaataagatctagaaggacgtaggccttttactctccggaggggctgaacctgggtaaaaccttgcgtcccGTGCACCTCGACCCGCAGATGGGAATGTTCCCTTGcccccgcatcaacgaagtgctgccCCCTTGTAGCAcctgccgtggtcatatccacgacaccaggcgatgatcttggcagtggtccaacttggtcgagtccccattgtgCGAAGGGCCACGCGAGGGGTATCGTCATCAGATCTGTTGCGGGAGCATGTGGGTTGGGTGCAAAACGCTGACAAGGGTCGCacttcaggaccagctctcgagcgtccgatgctgccgttggccagtagaatcctgctctaAAAGATTTTGCAACAAGGGCCCTGCTGCCTGCGTGGTGCCCACAAGTTCCTTCATGTATTTCGCGTAGTAGGGCCTTTCCGTCGTCGATGGCAATACATCTTTGAAAGATACCAGAGATACTATGCTTGTAGAGTTCTCCGTATACCACAATGAAGGCTTTTGATCATCTCACAATTCGCCTGGCTTCCACCGGGTCCTCCGGTAGTTTCTGCTCTATCAAGTATGCCAAGAAAGGTTTGGTCCACAGAggctcaaggaggaggacttgCTCTGCGGATTAGGCTGGAGATTCTTAGGCAATTTGCTGCAGGCTTGCTTCTGAATCATCAGCCGATGATTTTGGAGGTGCCGATGCTTTCTCCTTGATCGATCGCTGAGTAATAACTTCGTAAAATACTCCATCCGGAATGTGAGAGCACATGGATCCGATGTTTGCCAATgtgtcggcttcctcattgctggctctgccgatgtgcttgagttcgcatccttcgaatttggcttccatattctGGTATAATTGACGGTAGGCGATCATATTGTCACTGACTGTGTCGCAtaaattcatcgactgctgcaccacttAGTTCGAATCTCCATATATTTCCAGGCGGGTTGCTCCgcatgcctttgccatcttcattccgtgcaacagtgcttcatattctgcttcattatttgttGGCAAGGAGAAATTCATGCGTAAAATATACCTCATCTTGTCTCCTTGTGGAGATATCAATATTACCCCTGCACCTGCGCCTGTACTCCGCTTTGATCCGTCAAAATACATTGTCCAAGAgccagacatgtcgggtgctgttgGAGTTTGCGACTGAATCCagtctgccacgaaatctgggagaACTTGAGATTTGATCACCGTTCGATTGACATAGGTTATGTCGTATGGTgctatctcgatggcccattgggatACTCGATCCGTGGCTTCTGGGTTAGTAAGTATGTTTTTCAACGGTGCTTCGCTCACCACaatgatcgggtgctccgtgaaataatggCGTAGCTTGCGAGCTGTCCTCCACACTGCATATGCTAAAttctggtgatgaggatatcTTTGTTTTGCTGGCGTgagtacttcgctgaggtagtaaacgggccttTGCACGCCGTGAACGCTTCTTGCCTCCTCTCGTTCAACAACTAGAACGCTGTTGAAGACTTGcactgttgctgctatgtacatgagcagtGTTTCTTTTTCGTGCGGAGTTACGAGTACTGGTGATGTCGATAAGATCTTCTTCAGATTATCGAAGGATTTCTGTGCCTCATTTGTCCATTCGAATTTTTCTGACTTCTTCGTGAGGCTGTAGAAgcgcaaagctttttctcctagcttggcgatgaatctacTGAGTGCTGCCAACCGTCGTGCCAATTGCTGCACCTGATGtaaattctttggcggctccatgtcgagaatagctttgatcttcaaaggattGGCCTCTATCCCTCTGGTtgagatgaagtacccgagcACCTGTCCTCCTAGcaccccgaagaaacatttcttcgggttcagcttgattttgtatctgtcgaggttgtcgaaggtttcacgTAAATCGTCGATGAGAGTAGCGGCGTGCTTGGTTTTTACCACGATGTCATCGATGTAGACTTCGATATTCCTTCAGATCTGTTCTCCAAGACAGGCTTGCATACACCGTTGAtaagttgctcctgcgtttttcaacctGAAAGTCATGACATTGTAGCAGAAAACGCCATGCGGGGCGCGATTAACTCCTGGTCCTctttcttgagcttgatctggttgtacccggagtatgcatcgagaaAAGAGAGACGCTCACATCCTGCTGTAGAGTCGACTATTTGGTCAATTCGGGGTAGCgggaagtgatccttaggacaatgcttATTGAGACTTGTGcaatcgatacacatgcgaagagcTGTTGTGTCTTTCTTTGACACCATGACTGGGTTGGCCACCCAttcggcttccttgagctcccgaatgaatccggCCTTGCAGAGCCGACTAACTTCTTCACCGATCGCTTTTCTCTTCGGCTCTGAAAACCAacgcatcgactgctgcactggtttggcttttgggtcaacattgagggcgtgctcagcaagttccctgggaatacctggcatgtcggatggttcccatgcaaatatttcccagcgctcatggaggaacacgatgagcgcgctttcctatgcgacagccAGATCTGGCGAAGTGTTGACTGTCTTCTTCGGGTCAGTAGGATGCACTTGTTGTTTCTTTGCTTCTTTTGCAACGTCAAATTCATCAGATCTTACGTTCCGATTGTCGACTGGTGGCTTTGTGTGGTCTGTGATAGCGTCGATTgcattgagttcttccttggcccCAAACTTCGAAGCGATCTTCTGAAagtccctgtcgcagttgtcCGAACGAGAAAAGTTCACGTGGATGGTTATTGGTGTCCCATTGTTGCCCGGCATCTTCAACTTCAAGTACGTGTAATGGGGTaccgccatgaatttggcaaacgctggtctgtcgaggatggcgtggtactgagactCCCAACCAACCACTTCGAATTCAATTTTCTCCTTTCTGAAGTTGCTAGGTGTGCCGAAAACTACGTCGAGTGATATTTTACCAAGGGAGTAAGCGGGTCGGGTTGGTATGATGCCATGGAATCCTGTATCGGACTCTTTTAGCATATCGACTGTTAGACCCATTGCTTTCATTATGCTAACGAATAACAGATTCAGAccgtttcctccatccatgaataccttgctcatgttgtaccctccgATTTGTGCTTCAAGAGCCAAGGCAGCGTGACCAGGCCTCGgaacggccttcgggtgatcTGTTTTGCTAAAAGATATGCTTTGGTCCGACCAGTCGATGTATTCGGGTGTGTCGACCATAGCAACTTTTGCGTACTTTACTTCTCGTGAAAACTTCTTGACTTCTCTCTTTGAAAAACTGGTTTTGTGAATCATGCTGACCTGCCCGCGAGGTTCTGGAAATACCTCGGTTGGTACGTACTTGTCTCCTCCTTCTGGTACGTACGGTTTAGGCATGTTTGGTTTTGGTGTGTATGGTTCTGGTGGATAGCTGTAGGATGCCGCTTTTCTTTCCATTGAGCGAACTCTTGCCATGGCTTCGGCCCTAagatcgtcgcagaactgccgaatttcgAGGAACTGTCGATAGTTTCTGAGCAGATGACTGGATTTTACAAGGCTATCCTTTGGGTCGATATAAGAATGTAGATAACACGGTGCTTCGAGTTGCTCCGTGGTCGATAGGCAAGGCGTGCGAAGACGACTCTTGCTCGGCTGCATGCTGTGGCATCCTCGCTCATACTGTCGGGGGCGAGTCGCGatttgctcttcttcttcacggcgTGAATCCCGTCGTCTTTTCCGTTGCTCCTCTATAGCGTCGAAGCTGCTTCGGCTGCCTTCTCCCACACTCCTGGATAGGGCTGCCAAGGCTGTTGTTGGCTCGATACCTCCTGGAGCTGAAGTTCTTGGGCTTGATGCGTTTGAACTAGGGAGGCGAAGGAACCCTCTCGAATCGATGATGAAGTGTacaccaccgaaagtagtatCCATGTTGCTGCACGATTCTGTGGAGATCGGATGCGATGCCTCAGTGTGCggtacgaactcgaaggacccaCAACGAACTGAATCTCTCGGGTCTGATGGCGTTGGCGATTCCAGCACGAACGCTGCAGACGTGACCGGTACTGCCGATGacatgccttgtgccgacaggcttcccacagacggcgccaattgtcgagggtactcctcggcaatgccctcggtttggggcttagggtagatggaatcctgtaggctgatacgagacatcggttatcaaacaagcggggagagcaatttacccaggttgggggccctcgatgaggtaaaacctgtctgatcttgattatgtgaatattgggttacaatggggtgccgaagtttCGGCTgctatctcgtcgagaggctaagtgctatgaaaccctagctctagacttctggtggctaaagttgctaagattgattctgcccgtcggcagcccctctcctggctcttatatagggagccaggtctcaagagttctgcccgggtacgactaggttacaaaagaTCCTAGTCCTAGACTTTCGTTGCTTTGATTCgtttcttcgtcttgttcttcaaggaatcttcttcggcaccgatGTAGTGGCTCTccttgccatcgggtgtcttcatgggcctccagttgggccgcatAGGATAGGGCAAcaacagttacccgaagggtaatgcccacgtcactagGGTTTGTGTATGCGTGAGGGGTTGCGTGATTGTATGTGCGTTATttcggcagaccctctcctggcctttatataggaggccaggtcccgagagtcctgCCTGGATTCGGTTACAATACAAAGAAAACATATATGTTCTTTCTTTATTCGAATGTCTCCTTGCCTTGTACTTCAAGAAACTATCTCCTTCCGTCTTTCCTTCGCGCAACCGACGTCTTGGACCATCTTGGGCTGCAACGCTTCAGATGGGCCCCTTGTTAGGCCAGAGGAGGTAGGGAAATATCGGGtatccgaagggtaatgcccacgtcaccgggCTCGTCTGGTACGCTCGTCCGCCCTGGCGGCCTCTCTCTGGTGACGCCTCCTCAAATCTTCTCCGCCTCCCTCGCTAGGTCATGGTATTGCGATTTGAACTGTCGTGTTAACTCCCTTTTCCGTTATTATTCGCACAAATCAACTGCACTGGTTATACCTTGTTTGGCGTTAGAGTTTTAATGAGAACTAGGATAATGCTCGCGCGTTGGTGCGAGAAATACTTTCAAAAGTGAAAGTACTCCTCAGCAACATTTAACCTTACGTGGTGAGACACGTAGTTTACATTGACATACTGACAATATCGAAGCACTCTCTCTTCACTTATGCATCTCATTATGTCCATATCTCTTTCAAGTATACACAAATTAGATTTGTTTGCTGCTTTTGTTTTGGATGTTGTCTTGACAAAGGATTttggagaaacaaaaaaaaaagagtgtGAGCAGCCCAGCAACAAATAGGAGAGAAAAGCCCTTTGATTGTTCGAGCGGGCCCAACAACCGGCTAGGACCaaaacggcccagccggccaccaaaccctagactCTCCTTGGTCGTTTTCTGTTCCGCCCCCTAGCACATGTTTTGTAACAGCAATCAAGTCTGCAACCCCAATCCGAGCGTCTCCACGCACAGTCTCGCTCGAGCACGACGCCACCTCGTCCCCAACCACCCCTCTCGCTCACCGCCCCACCCCCAGACGTCCCCGCCTCCGCTGTCTGTGAGCAGCTCCAACCTGCTCTCGCCCAGGACGGCCGCCATCGGACCTATCCGTGAGGGAGCAGAGCTCAACCCTGCTCTCGCCCCGGACGGCCGCCATCGGACCTGTCCGTGAGCAGAAACCTTATTATTAAGGTATAGATTAGTGGGATAATCCGCATCAAACTTCGATTAATCTAGATCAAATTTTAAATCCCACTTATTCTAAATGCATGTTTGGTGGGAAGCCCTAAACCGAGCCGGAACCCGACGGCTGTGCCGTGCGCCTTCAGGAAGGAAGCGGAGGCAGCCGAAATCTCCTGTCCCCGCTTCCTCTCTCTGCACAGCCCCTCCTTGACGCTGCACGGGATGCAGAACCCTAGCGGCAACAACACCGCCCCGGCCGCTGCAGCGGCGAGCAAGTCCAAGTCCTCGGCGCAGGCCGCGGCAGCGCCTTCGGCCCACGGCCATCAGCCATCCCCGGCCACGCCTGCGGTTGCCAAATCCAAGTCCTCGTCGCAGGCCGCCGCGGGGGCTCACTCCTCCCCGGCCACGCCGGCGGCGAGCAAGTCCAAGTCCTCGGCACATGCCGCGGCGTCAGGccaggcctcctcctcctctcaccACCACCACATCCCCGGCGGCGCTGAGGCAGCCGCATCGAGCCTTAAGCGCAAGCGCGGCGTCTTCCAGAAAGACCGTATGCCCTTCTTCCCTTTCCTTATTTGTGTTTGTTCGTTTCTGTCAGTTTTCCTCCTACGCTCACTTACTTATGTTTCACTTCTGCTCCTATTCTTGCAGTGCAGCACATGATGTATGGGTTTGGGGATGATCCAAATGTAAGTTGACCCCTTAATTTTCTGATTAGGAATTCTGTAGGAACTGAATGCAATCAATTCAGTTTATCTAAGAATTCGGGATTCAATGGGCGACAAGTGGCATCTTGCAAGAATGATCTTACATAGCAAGCACCATGCTAATTTAGGATATTTAGTCGTTGAAATATCTTCAGAAGAAGTAAAATATTCATACCTGGCAACCTAACATATTTGCAAAAACTGCTATAGTCAATCAGACCATGGTTTTAAAAAGGCGCGTTTGGGGGCTAGGCAACAGCAAAACGCCTAGACTTAATCCTGCTATGCGTGCGTTTAGACGCTAGGCAGAGGCAAAACTAGGAATTAATGCTAGAGATTCTTTGAACCTTCAATTAGACAATGAACAATCCTATCGATGCATATTGGAGAAGTGGTCTGATCCAAACCGACAAAGA
Coding sequences within it:
- the LOC127327120 gene encoding uncharacterized protein is translated as MQNPSGNNTAPAAAAASKSKSSAQAAAAPSAHGHQPSPATPAVAKSKSSSQAAAGAHSSPATPAASKSKSSAHAAASGQASSSSHHHHIPGGAEAAASSLKRKRGVFQKDLQHMMYGFGDDPNPLPETVALVEDIVVEYVTDLVHKAQNVASKRGKLLTEDFLYLIRKDMRKLHRATELLSMNEELKQARKAFDVNEETLVVTNE